The DNA segment ATATTTTTTCTAATGCAATTTCAATAGAATCTGAATAATACAATGATTCCATCGAAAAAATAAAATCAAACTTTCCTTTGTATTTCATTGATTCAATATCTGTATGAAAAAACTCTTCCTTTTCACTGTCTTTTTTCTTCTTAGATTGAATTATCATTTTTTTACTTTTATCAATCCCTATGGCTTTCTTGCATTTCTTTTCTTTTGCAATTTTTCTAACTACCCACCCATTACCACATCCTACATCTAAAAATGTAAATGGATGATCAAATGATATTGTTTTTAAAAATTTTAAAACATTTTTTCTGTGTTCAACTTCCATTAACTCGGCTCTTCCGTTTTGAGCCCATTCATCAAAAGTTGTTCTGACTTTATCCATATTTCAGAATATTTTTTATTTCCATTATAATCTTCGTCTTACTGATCTTTGATATGAACAACTTCTTCGTGTATTTTATATTCAATTTCTAATAATTATTTTTGAAGAGAATTGCCTGATGAATCATGCCGAAACTGTGGTGGAAAATTATCCGAGAATACACGATGTCCCGAATGTTTCAAACCTACTAGCATGATTTGTAATGCTTGTGCAAAATGCACTATTGAGCAGTTCCATTCATTTTGTATGTCTTACCAGACCCTCCAAACCAACACTGTGCCAACAATTGAGTCTGGCAACTACTATCAGGTAGTTGCCATGACTTAATTCATAAAACTGAACGAATATTTCATACCCTAGCTGCCCAAGTTTTAAGTACTATAAGCATAGATTTGGATCCTTGTGAGTCGGATCCCTGTAGTTTTGAGTCTGTTTATAGTACTTTTGATGCCTGTATACGCATCTGCACAAACACCTGACAGGATAACTGTCTTGGAAAATTTTGGCAATTATGATAGTGGTGAGCCCCTATTTGTTTATGGGCAGATTGCAAATATTTTGGATGATTCTTTTCTAATAATGCAGATTTTCAACCCTCAAGGTGATTTGTGCCAAATACAACAATTGATGCCTTTGCCAAATGGTGCTTTTATCACAAATGTAATTCCTTTGGAGGGTAGAATTTGTGGAATTCCGGGAGAATACGAGATTAAATTATTTTATGGTGATTATTCTACCACTACAACATTTAGTGTATCTTCTAATGATTTTTCTGAATTAACAAATGAACAAATGGTATCTTCCGCTAAAAATTTGCTAACTGCACAAGGAATCACAATTGGAAATTTGTTTGATATTTCATCTCCTGTGTCTGATCAAAAACCAGATAGTTTATCTGAATTAGAATCTGACTTTGTTGCTTTATGGAATGAATTCTATGTAGATGACTTGATCCTTGAAATTAATCCTTTGATCAGACCTGCCATTTCTTCATCATTAGATTCAGTACAAAAATTACTATCTGATGATGAGATTTCATTTGAAATTGCAAAATCTATTGACGAAATCATTTTTGCATCTACATTTTATTATGAAATAGGCGATAAAACAAAATCAATTGACTTACTAACTGATGCCTTTGTGGATATTAGAAACGTAAATCCTGAAAAAGCATCTGCTCAAAGAACACCGACTTTTGATGAATTAGAAGAAACTCTGTTGAACTTGATGAAAAAATCTGATACTGTGATGAGCAAATCTGTAAAAAATGAGGTTGGTTTTATTTTTGCAAGGGGGACTGCTCCTGTATATTCTGATGAAATCAGTGAATTAATTGATGTTCTTTCAAAGTCTAGATATCTTGATGTGGTTTCAAGAAAGCAAAGTGATCTTTATCGATTAGTTCAAAATGATTGGGATTCTCTGAAACCTTCATTGATGGCCAAAGAGTCAATTGATGAATTAATTGCATCATCCATTCGAGTTACTGAACTACATCAGGCAGCCGTCTTGTTACGAGAACTTGACAATGTTGATAGATTCATTTCATCTGATTCTGAGGAAAATAGCGATCTTGCAAACCTGATTTACCCTGATTGGAAGAAATTAAGTAATAATTTAGCCTTGGCTTCATCTGTTAACGATATTTTGGAATCTGAATCTGAAATTCGACAAATGGCGCAAGTCATTGACATTGCATCTCGAATCAACAAAAGTGTAGAAATTTCTCAATCCGCTGGGGTTGACAATGAAGTCATATCTGAATGGAAATCTCTTTTAGAACGTGTTGAAAATGCTGACACCATAGATGATGTATTAGAAATTGTCTCTGAATTTGATAAATCGATGACCGAACTCCGCGAGAAAAGAAGTCCTCTGACTATTTTAGAATTCCAATATAAAACAATGAAAGAAAAAGCTGAATTGCAAGCTGACTATGAAAATTTATTTTTAATTGATAATGCATTGAAAATTCTAAACACTGCAAAACAAATGGAATCTGGTAATCCCTCTATTACTCGAATAGACCGAATCGAAGTTTTACTGAGTTGGGTTAGTGACGTATCTCCTAAAATCAAAAATGATTTGGATTCTTACAACAAAGATGCATACAAAATTCGTGCAAGTGACATTTTACAGCGAGCAAAGTCTTTAGAAAATTTAGTGGAGCTGAGTTTAACTAAAAATCGTTTCTTACCTAACTACATTGAATTTACTGAAACTTTTAACAAAAAAATTGATACTGTGCGAGACCTTGTGATCAAAAATGATCTTGATCAAGCTGATGAACTAGTCCGTGATTTATTTAATGAATGGAGCTCTGTTTCAAAAGCATATTCTGATGATCCGTATGGTTCTGATGTTGGCTACACTTCTGATGAAATCAAACGTATTGAATTCCGTAAAAAATTAGATGCTTTTTCAACTATGGTGTCCACTTTCCATAATGCCGGATTCTCAACATATGTAGATGAATATAATCAAATGATGACTGATGCCAATAAGATGGTTGAATTGGCAAATTTTGTCGATGCTGAATCTAAGATATCTGAAATTGGTGACTATCTAAGTAAGCATTTGGTCCTTGATAGTGATAGTATTATTTACGATATTTCATTTGATCCTGAAAAAGATATCTGGATTATTAATGGGGCAACTGAAAAATCCATTTTTGATAGGCGCGAAAACCTCTACGTCACTGTATACAAAATGGATGGTACTCCTCACAGCAGTCTTGAATTCACTGATACTAAACAAGGCAATTTTTTCACGCAGTGGATAGCTCCTACTGACCCAGGACTCTATGTCGTAATGCTTCAATACAAGGACTCTAAGGCTTCACAAATTGTACATGTTGAGGAAGAATTTGACTTTGAATATACTGATGTGGATTTGAATATTGTTGATCTTGCTCGTGAATTTGAAGAATTGGAATCATTTGCAGAAAAGTTTGGAGGTGATAGTTTTACTGAAAATCCTCGGTTTTCAGCAGTGATAAACCAAATTGAATTTGCATTCAAAGATAAAGATGCTAAAAACATAGATGACAATCTTGATGAATTAAAAACTATCATTGAACGATATCTCCCTATAAGATCTCGTGTAGCTGTAGTTGAAGCCATTTATGACAATGATAAATTAATTGTGTCCGGAGCTGTTCAAAAAACACTTGCATTTAGGGAGGATCTTTTTGTAGATGTTTATGATCAAAGAGGCATTTTAATTGAAGAGATTGCACTAAAAGATAATTCTTCTGGATTATTTACCGAAGTCATATCTCGTTCATTTGAACCTGGGATTTATGTCACACAACTGCAATATCATGACGTTACTGTAACTGATTTCTTTAATGTAAAATAATTATTTTTTTCCCTTTACTAGATTGAATAGTTGTCTGACCGCAAGTTTTGGATGATGTGTTGCTAATTTGATCATGTTTGATAATCCGAAATCTGCTTTGATAAAATCAATAAACTCTTCTGGTTTTAATTCTTTTATGATGTCTAGCTCTTTATCCCATTCTTCATCTGTTAATCCGATCCATCTATCTTGCACTTTACCTGCTGAATTAATCTTTGACTCAATCTCCTTTCTCCAATTTTCTTCATAAGAAAAAAGCGATTCTTCATCTGTGTTGCCTGATTTTATTGCCTCTGCAGCTACCTTTCCTGCAACCCTTCCGAATTTTATTGCATATCTAATACCTTCCAAAACTAATGGATTTGCTTGCCCTGCGGAATCTCCAACAAGTATTAAATTATTAAAAACTGTTTTTCTGGATAATCCATCATTTGGAATTAACCCGTAATGAAATTCTACTTCTTTGAGTTCTCCAAGTTTTTTAATTGGACCAAGTTTTTTCTCGATTATTTCTTTTAGTCTTTGTGTGGGGTCTACATTGGATTCTGGTTTTCCAACTCCTACGCCTATTCTTACAATATTGCCCCCAAGTGGAAAGATCCATGCATATCCTGCAGGAGAATATTGTTGCCCTACCATTAACCACCATGTGTCTGAATCTA comes from the Candidatus Nitrosopumilus sediminis genome and includes:
- a CDS encoding class I SAM-dependent methyltransferase, producing the protein MDKVRTTFDEWAQNGRAELMEVEHRKNVLKFLKTISFDHPFTFLDVGCGNGWVVRKIAKEKKCKKAIGIDKSKKMIIQSKKKKDSEKEEFFHTDIESMKYKGKFDFIFSMESLYYSDSIEIALEKIYKLLKPGGKFFCGTDFYTDNKATARWAEMMKIQMHLHSKKEWKKFFQNAGFKVKTRHVKDLKNKKKWKREHGTLFITGIKPTK
- a CDS encoding NAD(P)/FAD-dependent oxidoreductase, producing MSEEYDYDLVVVGGGPAGSSAAFAAAKKGVKVALLEKENSIAETVRTSGVTWIQNIKEFGIPDDCFNPIKKFSFCSPNNEVTISDTVSRAAVLDVRKTYRWLANEAEQLGVDVFVKTNIKNVIKNESDDIVGVTGIGPNGEVIFHSKVVIDATGFPSTICKAMGFVSQWERFGAGAEYEMKAEHVDSDTWWLMVGQQYSPAGYAWIFPLGGNIVRIGVGVGKPESNVDPTQRLKEIIEKKLGPIKKLGELKEVEFHYGLIPNDGLSRKTVFNNLILVGDSAGQANPLVLEGIRYAIKFGRVAGKVAAEAIKSGNTDEESLFSYEENWRKEIESKINSAGKVQDRWIGLTDEEWDKELDIIKELKPEEFIDFIKADFGLSNMIKLATHHPKLAVRQLFNLVKGKK